The Pseudodesulfovibrio cashew genomic sequence GTGACATGGATGCTCCTGGAAAAGAGATTGCCGGACAAAACCGGCGCGGTGCTGGAAGTACCGTCCTTTATCGGTGAATGCAAGCAACTTTTCCGTCACGCCCCTTGAAGGGACCGCTGTACATGGGAGAAAAATGCCACAGGACACGCCTTGATGGGGAGGACTGGAGTGGGGTAGGATGGATAATCGAAAAGCTCCAGCCAGAGGAACCGCATGCAAGCCGCAACCCGAATCGACTTTCCCGCCCTGACCGAAAACCTGGCCTCGGCCCACCGTGAGGGCCGGAACTTTCTCTATGAATATGAAGTATACGACTTCCTGGCCAACCTCGGCTCGGAGACTCCACCCCGCTGCCATCTGGTGGAACGCGGCGAACACGTGGCGGACGAGAAGATCCTTTCCCTGCCCGGTGACAAGGCGGTACTCAAGATCGTTTCTCCCGCCCTGCCGCACAAGACCGAGGTAGGCGGCGTGCGCATCGTGGACAAGGAGCCCAACAAGGTCCGCTCCGCCATCAGGCGCATGCTCTACGAGGTGCCGGAGAACGCGGCCATGTGGATCGAGCGGAACAAGGACGTGGCCCACGAAGCCTATCTCGGGCTCTCGGGGGACGAACTGGTGCAGGCCATCGCCGATGACATCCGGGGCGTGCTTCAGGTCCAGTTCATGCCGCCCGACTCAGAGGCCTTCGGCAACGAGCTGATCGTGGGCCTGCGCAACACCCGCGAGTTCGGCACGATTATCAGCGCCGGGCTCGGCGGCACCGACACCGAGCTGTACGCCAGGCGATTCCGCAAGGGACAGGCCATCGTGGCCGCCTCGGTGGAGATGATCGACGGCGGCGGATTCTTCGAGCTGTTCAAGCGGACCATCTCCTACCGCAAGCTGGCGGGACTGACGCGCGGCCAGCGGCGCATCGTCACGGACGAACAGATCGTGGAGTGTTTCAGCGCCTTCATCGAGGTGGGACGACATTTTTCGTCCGGCAACCCCGACGCGCCCTTTGTCATTGAAGAGTTGGAAATCAACCCGTTTGCCTTCACCGACTACCTGATGATCCCCCTGGATGGGCTCTGCCGCTTCTCCCTGCCCGGCGATGCCCCGTCATCCAGGCCTGTACACAAGATACGTTCCATCGTCGCGCCGGAGACCATCGGCGTGGTTGGCGTGTCATCCAGCCGGATGAACTTTGGGCGGCTCATCCTCAAGAACGTCCTCGACGCGGGTTTTGCGCGGGAAAAAGTGTTCGTGATCAAGCCGGACGCGGACGAGGTGGACGGCGTGCGCTGTGTACCGGACCTGCACTCCCTGCCGGAACCGCTGGACCTGTTCGTGGTGGCAGTGCCAGCGCCTCACGTCCCGGCCATCGTGGACGAGGTGCTGGATACGGGCCGGGCCGAGGCCGTGCTCCTCATTCCGGGCGGCATGGGCGAGACCGAGGAAAGCCGCGAGCGGGCCGCCGAGTTAACCGAGCGGATGCGCAAGGCGCATGAAACCGGCGGCGGACCAGTCTTCCTGGGCGGCAACAGCATGGGCGTAGTCTCGCATCCTGGCCGGTACGACACCTGGTTCATCCCCGAGAACAAGTTTCCCAAATCCCACGGCAAGCCCTACAAACGGGCCGCGCTCATCTCCCAGTCTGGGGCGTTCATGCTCACCAGACTGGCCCAGTGCCCGGAGATCGAGCCCGCCTACATGCTCTCCATGGGCAACCAGAACGATCTGACCCTGGGCGACATGGCCCGCTACTTCAAGGACGCGGACGACGTGGACGTCATCGCTGTCTATGCCGAAGGATTCAAGGACCTGGACGGGCTGGCTTTCTGCCGGGCGGTGCGCGAAGCCGTGCTGGCAGGCAAGGACGTAATCTTCTACAAAGCGGGCCGGACCCCGGAGGGCAAAGTTGCCACGGCCGGGCATACGGCCTCCCTGGCCGGGGATTACATGGTCTGTGAGTCCTGCGTGCGCGAAGCCGGGGCCATCGTGGCCCGGAGCTTTACTGAATTTCAAAACCTGGTCCTGCTGGCCCAGCGGCTGCATGGCAAGACAATCGCAGGCAACCGGCTGGCGGCTCTTTCGGCCGCAGGCTTCGAGGCCGTAGGCATGGCCGACTCCATCGAATCGGACGATTTCGCCATGCGCCTGGCCCCGTTGCGGCGCGAGACCCGCGACCGCCTGGCCGCGCTGTTCGAGCGAAAACGCCTGTCAGGACTGGTCACCCCCCGCAACCCCCTGGACGTCACCCCGGCGGCGGACGACGAGACTCACGCCGAAGCGGCCCGGGCCCTTTGCCAGGACCCCGGCGTGGACGCGGTTGTGCTGGGGCTGGTACCCATGTCCCCCTCCCTGGACGCGGTGGCGGATACCTGCGGTGCCTCGGAGCGGGTCGAGACCATCGTCCCCCTGCTCGCGGCCCTGGCGGCAGAAAGCGACACGCCGCTGGTCTGCGTGGTGGACGCCGGCAGGCTCTACGAGGGGCTGATCCGGCGGCTCATGGAGGCGGACATTCCGGTCTTCCGCTCGTCCGACCGGGGCGTGGCAGCCCTGAGCCAGTACATCGAGGGCAGGCTCCATGCCGCCCGACTGCGTGATGAGAGCTAACCGGAGGCCATAAAAATCGCCCGTCCCCGAAGACCGGAGACGGGCGCATACTTTAGCACTTCCGACCGCTAGCGCCGAGCCTCAACCGTCATGCCGGGCTTGAGGTTGTACTTCTTGCCGAATATCTCCACGGGCACGAGCTTGTCGCCCTTGTGGTAGGCGGTCATGTTCACGCGGTCCTGATCAATGACCAGATCGAACCAGATTTTCTTCCAGGAGAAATTGAGGTGCATCTCGCCCCAGTGGGCGGGCAGATCGGGGTCCACCTTCATGGGGGTGGAGGAAAGGTTCAGCCCGGCGAAATCCTGCTTGAGCACTTCCAGGGTTCCGGCCATGACGCCGGTATGGACGCCCTCGATGGTCGTGCCGCCCTGGGTATCGTAGATATCGCTCCGCATTGCCTCCATGAACCAATCCCACGATATTTCACTAGGATATATGTACTTCGAAATAACCGCGTGAACGACCTTGGAAAGGGTTGAACCATGGCTCGTCCGCTGTTCGTAGAAGTCGTAGTTGGCCTTGAGGAGCTTGAGTGGATCGTCCACCTTGTGGCCAAGTTGGGTCAGGATGCGGGCCACCTCCTCGGGTTCAAGCACGTACCAGGTCATCAGGGTGTCTGCCTGCTTGGCCACCTTGTAGTTGTCCGGGTTGTCGCCTTCGGCCTTGAGGATGCGGTCCATGCGGTGGATGGAATAGAACCGCTTGCGGTAGCTCTCCCAGTCCAGCTCCTTGAGGTCCATGTAGCCTTCGAACTGGGGAATGATGCCCTCTTCGGTCAACGCCACGTTGAGCTTGGTAGTCATCTCCCGCCACTTGCCGATCTCCTCGTCCGTGAGGCCTATGGTCTTGCGAATCTTGGCCAGAGGCTTGGCAGGTATCTCCTCCAGTATCTCAAGCGACCTTTCCAGGAGCCAGACCACCATGATGTTGGTGTAGGCATTGTCGGTGAGGCCGTGCACGCCGCTGCCCGGCAGGGCCTCATGGAACTCGTCGGGGCCCATGACCCCGCTGATGTGATACTTGTCCGTGTCCTCGTCGCGAGTGGCGATGCTGCTCCAGAACCGTGCGATGTCGAGCATCATCTCAGCCCCGTACTCGCGGAGAAACGTTTTGTCACCGGTCCAGGAAACGTAGCGCCAGGCATTGACGAAGACCGCGATGGACACATGCCGCTGGTTGCGGGAGAGGTCCGGCCCCCAGTCCTTGGCCTCCGGGTTGTAGTGGACCTCCTGGGTCTCCTCGGTGCCGTCATCCGCAGTCTGCCACGGGAACATGGCCCCGGAGTAGCCGTTCTCCCTGGCGTATTCCCTGGCGGCATCCAGCCGGTTGTAGCGGTACAAGAGCAGTGACCGGGATATCTCCGGAAAGTTGGAATCGAAGAACGGGAGGATGTAGAGCTCGTCCCAGAAGATGTGCCCCCGGTAGGCTTCGCCGTGCAGGCCGCGCGCGGGCATGCCCGCGTCCAGGTCCACGTTGTGCGGCGAGGCCGTAACCAGAAGATGGTAGACATGCAGCCTGAGCACCCGCTGGACGAGGCGATCGCCCGTGACCCGGATGTCCGCCTTCTGCCAGAGCGACTTCCAGCTCTTGGCACTGGGGCCGTATACCCCCTGGTAAGTGCGGACCTTGGCCAGCGTGTCCAGGCACATATCCTTCAGGTTGCCCGGAGTGCGGTCCAGAGAGGTCCGCACACACACAAATTTCTCCAGCGCGTAGCGGGTGTTCTCCTGAGCGTGAATCTGCACCTCCTCGGACACCCGGCTGCGGTTCTGGGTCACGGTCTTGATCGGAGTCAGGGGCTTGCCATCCTCCATTATCACGGTCTTGGAGGCCATGACGATCTGGTAGCGGGAATGCGTGGTCTCCATGTGCAGGTAGATGCCGTCGCCCGCCTTGCCCGCCGAGACTCGGCAGAGATGATGCATGTTGAGGGAGGAGTAGCGGGCCACTCCGCCATTTTCCACGTTGCCGTCCAGGGAGGAGCGGAAGGTCAGCTTGCCCGAATAGTTGAG encodes the following:
- a CDS encoding acetate--CoA ligase family protein, translating into MQAATRIDFPALTENLASAHREGRNFLYEYEVYDFLANLGSETPPRCHLVERGEHVADEKILSLPGDKAVLKIVSPALPHKTEVGGVRIVDKEPNKVRSAIRRMLYEVPENAAMWIERNKDVAHEAYLGLSGDELVQAIADDIRGVLQVQFMPPDSEAFGNELIVGLRNTREFGTIISAGLGGTDTELYARRFRKGQAIVAASVEMIDGGGFFELFKRTISYRKLAGLTRGQRRIVTDEQIVECFSAFIEVGRHFSSGNPDAPFVIEELEINPFAFTDYLMIPLDGLCRFSLPGDAPSSRPVHKIRSIVAPETIGVVGVSSSRMNFGRLILKNVLDAGFAREKVFVIKPDADEVDGVRCVPDLHSLPEPLDLFVVAVPAPHVPAIVDEVLDTGRAEAVLLIPGGMGETEESRERAAELTERMRKAHETGGGPVFLGGNSMGVVSHPGRYDTWFIPENKFPKSHGKPYKRAALISQSGAFMLTRLAQCPEIEPAYMLSMGNQNDLTLGDMARYFKDADDVDVIAVYAEGFKDLDGLAFCRAVREAVLAGKDVIFYKAGRTPEGKVATAGHTASLAGDYMVCESCVREAGAIVARSFTEFQNLVLLAQRLHGKTIAGNRLAALSAAGFEAVGMADSIESDDFAMRLAPLRRETRDRLAALFERKRLSGLVTPRNPLDVTPAADDETHAEAARALCQDPGVDAVVLGLVPMSPSLDAVADTCGASERVETIVPLLAALAAESDTPLVCVVDAGRLYEGLIRRLMEADIPVFRSSDRGVAALSQYIEGRLHAARLRDES
- a CDS encoding beta-phosphoglucomutase family hydrolase is translated as MSAITLKGVIFDLDGVITRTAKVHAQAWETAFNEFLKKRAEEKNLRFEPFDRTNDYQNYVDGKPRFEGVLSFLKSRNVQLPPGDPEDPPSLDSICGIGNRKNELFQDILRTEGPEVFQTSVALIEELKGYGIKVAVATSSRNCQLVLQLAGLEDVFQAQVDGVYSAEHKLKGKPDPDIFVEAARNLGLNPGECVVVEDAISGVQAGRAGNFGLTLGVARNVQGEMLLRFGADMVVSDLGEITVQDFEEWFETGMATDDWFLTYSGFDPGDEKLRETLTTVGNGYLGTRGASECACAGFNFYPGTYIAGIFNKTPSKVQGREIWNNDLVNCPNWLPVEFKIGNGEFASPFDMEILSYCHQLNMREGVMERFMVVKDQVGRITRIASRRVASMADPHLCALNFGITPLNYSGKLTFRSSLDGNVENGGVARYSSLNMHHLCRVSAGKAGDGIYLHMETTHSRYQIVMASKTVIMEDGKPLTPIKTVTQNRSRVSEEVQIHAQENTRYALEKFVCVRTSLDRTPGNLKDMCLDTLAKVRTYQGVYGPSAKSWKSLWQKADIRVTGDRLVQRVLRLHVYHLLVTASPHNVDLDAGMPARGLHGEAYRGHIFWDELYILPFFDSNFPEISRSLLLYRYNRLDAAREYARENGYSGAMFPWQTADDGTEETQEVHYNPEAKDWGPDLSRNQRHVSIAVFVNAWRYVSWTGDKTFLREYGAEMMLDIARFWSSIATRDEDTDKYHISGVMGPDEFHEALPGSGVHGLTDNAYTNIMVVWLLERSLEILEEIPAKPLAKIRKTIGLTDEEIGKWREMTTKLNVALTEEGIIPQFEGYMDLKELDWESYRKRFYSIHRMDRILKAEGDNPDNYKVAKQADTLMTWYVLEPEEVARILTQLGHKVDDPLKLLKANYDFYEQRTSHGSTLSKVVHAVISKYIYPSEISWDWFMEAMRSDIYDTQGGTTIEGVHTGVMAGTLEVLKQDFAGLNLSSTPMKVDPDLPAHWGEMHLNFSWKKIWFDLVIDQDRVNMTAYHKGDKLVPVEIFGKKYNLKPGMTVEARR